The following proteins come from a genomic window of Deinococcus seoulensis:
- a CDS encoding sugar kinase: MTHPQRSLDLIALGECMVELHADGPLGDAAQLTRACGGDTLNALVSAARLGSRCGFISRVGSDPFGHGLRRAWQAEGIDVTHAPLVDGENGVYFISLHAGGEREFTYRRAGSAATHLSPADVDAAYVAASRTLLLSGITQAISGSAQAATRHAAQLARQCGTRVAFDPNHRPRLWAVRGGLDAARAALHELLPCVDLLLPSFPVDAALLDHTPSDAPGAARAFAALDVTVALKDGPHGAWLCEPGGEPLHVPAPPVPDVLDTTGAGDAWNGAFLHALTRAQPPEQAARTAHASAAHVIRHRGALPPPPAHSSPHPETA, translated from the coding sequence GTGACCCACCCGCAACGGTCCCTGGACCTGATCGCGCTGGGGGAGTGCATGGTGGAACTGCACGCGGACGGTCCGCTCGGGGACGCCGCGCAGCTCACGCGGGCCTGCGGCGGGGACACCCTCAACGCGCTGGTGAGTGCCGCGCGCCTCGGGAGCCGCTGCGGGTTCATCAGCCGCGTCGGCAGCGACCCGTTCGGCCACGGACTGCGCCGCGCGTGGCAGGCCGAGGGGATCGACGTCACCCACGCGCCGCTGGTGGACGGCGAGAACGGCGTGTACTTCATCTCGCTGCACGCGGGCGGCGAACGCGAGTTCACGTACCGCCGCGCGGGCAGCGCCGCTACTCACCTGAGTCCGGCCGACGTGGACGCCGCGTACGTCGCCGCCAGCCGGACGCTGCTGCTGTCTGGGATCACTCAGGCGATCAGCGGTTCGGCGCAGGCTGCCACCCGGCACGCCGCGCAGCTCGCCCGCCAGTGCGGCACGCGCGTCGCGTTCGACCCGAACCACCGACCGCGCCTGTGGGCCGTGCGTGGGGGCCTGGACGCCGCCCGCGCCGCCCTGCACGAGCTGCTGCCCTGCGTGGATCTGCTGCTGCCGAGCTTCCCGGTAGACGCCGCGCTGCTGGACCACACCCCATCGGATGCGCCCGGCGCCGCGAGGGCTTTTGCGGCGCTGGACGTGACCGTGGCTCTCAAGGACGGCCCGCACGGTGCGTGGCTGTGCGAGCCCGGCGGCGAGCCCCTGCACGTTCCCGCCCCGCCCGTCCCGGACGTCCTGGATACCACGGGTGCCGGGGACGCCTGGAACGGCGCGTTCCTGCACGCCCTGACCCGCGCCCAGCCGCCAGAACAGGCCGCCCGCACGGCGCACGCCAGTGCCGCGCACGTCATCCGCCACCGGGGCGCCCTGCCCCCACCCCCCGCTCACTCCTCCCCACACCCGGAGACCGCATGA
- a CDS encoding bifunctional 4-hydroxy-2-oxoglutarate aldolase/2-dehydro-3-deoxy-phosphogluconate aldolase — protein sequence MPADVMRAVSLTETLRAAGVVGVLRAPDVDAAVHAARAAARGGLRVLELTFTTPGVTDALRTLRAELSGVTVGVGTVLNAAQAREAVDAGAAFLVSPHLDDDLLREAQTLGVPYLPGILTPSEAVRAGQLGARVLKVFPAASAGGPGFIRDLRGPLPHLHLMATGGVRPHEVPAYRAAGALAVGLGGHLFPARAVQDGDWDAVEAATRAALREAGLPL from the coding sequence TTGCCCGCTGACGTCATGCGCGCAGTGTCCCTGACAGAGACGCTGCGCGCCGCCGGCGTGGTGGGCGTGCTGCGCGCCCCGGACGTGGACGCCGCCGTGCACGCGGCCCGCGCCGCCGCGCGGGGCGGACTGCGCGTGCTGGAACTGACCTTCACGACACCCGGCGTGACGGACGCCCTGCGCACCCTGCGGGCCGAGCTGAGCGGCGTGACCGTCGGGGTCGGCACGGTCCTGAACGCCGCGCAGGCCCGCGAGGCTGTTGACGCCGGGGCGGCGTTCCTGGTGAGTCCACACCTTGATGACGACCTGCTGCGCGAGGCGCAGACCCTGGGCGTGCCGTACCTGCCCGGTATCCTGACGCCCAGCGAGGCCGTGCGTGCCGGGCAACTGGGCGCACGGGTACTGAAGGTCTTCCCGGCGGCCAGCGCGGGCGGTCCCGGCTTCATCCGCGACCTGCGCGGCCCGCTGCCGCACCTGCACCTCATGGCGACCGGCGGGGTCCGCCCGCACGAGGTGCCCGCCTACCGCGCGGCCGGGGCGCTCGCCGTGGGCCTGGGCGGGCACCTGTTCCCCGCACGGGCCGTGCAGGACGGTGACTGGGACGCCGTGGAGGCCGCCACCCGCGCCGCGCTGCGCGAGGCAGGGCTGCCACTGTGA
- the kduD gene encoding 2-dehydro-3-deoxy-D-gluconate 5-dehydrogenase KduD, whose protein sequence is MSTVPMSTNPFDLSGRVALVTGGGVGIGQAIAVALAQAGADVAITTHTHHDGTTGTQVQAAGRRFAAFQADLSTQSSSDLNALLDRVETQLGPVDILVNNAGIIRRDDARTFSDTDWDDVIVLNQTAVWRLCRAAGARMLERGHGKIINVASLLAFQGGIRVPAYTASKHAVAGLTKALANEWASGGVNVNALAPGYVETDNTAALRADPDRSRAILDRIPAGRWGRPADLAQPAVFLASPASDYVNGHVLVVDGGWLAR, encoded by the coding sequence GTGAGCACGGTGCCTATGAGCACCAACCCCTTCGACCTGAGTGGCCGCGTGGCGCTCGTCACGGGCGGCGGGGTCGGCATCGGGCAGGCCATCGCCGTCGCCCTCGCGCAGGCCGGAGCGGACGTCGCCATCACCACCCACACCCACCACGACGGCACGACCGGCACGCAGGTCCAGGCCGCCGGGCGACGCTTCGCCGCGTTTCAGGCCGACCTCAGCACCCAGAGCAGCAGCGACCTGAACGCCCTGCTGGACCGCGTGGAAACGCAGCTGGGGCCGGTGGACATCCTGGTGAACAACGCTGGGATCATCCGCCGCGACGACGCCCGCACCTTCAGCGACACCGACTGGGACGACGTGATCGTCCTGAACCAGACCGCCGTGTGGCGCCTGTGCCGCGCCGCCGGGGCGCGCATGCTGGAACGCGGGCACGGGAAGATCATCAACGTCGCCTCGCTGCTGGCCTTCCAGGGCGGCATCCGCGTCCCCGCGTACACCGCGAGCAAGCACGCCGTGGCGGGCCTCACGAAGGCCCTCGCGAACGAGTGGGCCTCGGGCGGCGTGAACGTGAACGCCCTGGCGCCCGGTTACGTCGAGACCGACAATACGGCCGCGCTGCGCGCCGACCCGGACCGCAGCCGCGCCATCCTGGACCGCATTCCCGCCGGACGCTGGGGCCGCCCCGCGGACCTCGCGCAGCCCGCCGTGTTCCTCGCGTCGCCCGCCAGCGACTACGTGAACGGGCACGTGCTGGTGGTGGACGGAGGCTGGCTTGCCCGCTGA
- the iolB gene encoding 5-deoxy-glucuronate isomerase yields MTQTFHTIPSAPGLQPLQDDSCQLLDFAKLNLTAGQSVSGESGDREHLLVALSGRARVQVGDHTFDSVGGRASVFTGLPHSVYIPRRHTWTVTAHTDFQGALPSAPSDLDTAPYEIRPEQVNTGQWGTLNYARQFREILVAPNGLPASRLIVGETLTPSGHWSTYPPHRHEENAGSEKFHEEMYYFRVSSPEGWGLTRHYSPERGYDQTYTVRDDTLLAIPHGYHTYVSAPGYAGYYLWFLAGDGRAQGVKLDPDVGWVQKTVGML; encoded by the coding sequence ATGACCCAGACCTTCCACACCATCCCGTCGGCCCCTGGCCTGCAGCCCCTTCAGGACGACTCGTGCCAGCTGCTGGACTTCGCGAAACTGAACCTGACCGCCGGGCAGAGCGTCAGCGGCGAATCCGGCGACCGCGAGCACCTCCTCGTCGCCCTGAGCGGCCGCGCCCGCGTGCAGGTCGGCGACCACACCTTCGACTCGGTCGGGGGGCGCGCCAGCGTCTTCACCGGCCTGCCCCACAGCGTGTACATCCCACGCAGGCATACCTGGACCGTCACCGCCCACACCGACTTCCAGGGCGCCCTGCCGTCCGCGCCCAGCGACCTCGACACCGCCCCCTACGAGATCCGGCCCGAACAGGTGAACACCGGCCAGTGGGGCACCCTGAATTACGCCCGGCAGTTCCGCGAGATCCTCGTCGCGCCGAACGGCCTGCCTGCCAGTCGCCTGATCGTCGGGGAAACCCTCACGCCCAGCGGCCACTGGAGCACCTACCCCCCCCACCGCCACGAGGAGAACGCCGGCAGCGAGAAATTCCACGAGGAGATGTACTACTTCCGCGTGTCCAGCCCCGAAGGCTGGGGCCTGACCCGCCACTACTCCCCGGAACGCGGGTACGACCAGACGTACACCGTCCGCGACGACACGCTGCTGGCCATTCCGCACGGGTACCACACGTACGTCAGCGCCCCCGGCTACGCCGGGTACTACCTGTGGTTCCTGGCCGGGGACGGCCGCGCGCAGGGCGTGAAACTCGACCCGGACGTCGGCTGGGTGCAGAAGACCGTGGGGATGCTGTGA
- a CDS encoding carbohydrate ABC transporter permease encodes MTHSSPLRRAQRNLPVWLFLGTLSLLWLYPLVWIVAASFKDSQDVFTSGAQLMPERFMGLENYVRAWRVANFGQYFGNSVLYGALSVAIAVARSMLAGYVLARFRFPGRTLLIALVTLSVFVPVEAAMIPNFQLINWIDKNLFTLLNTPFVVPLVQGGTGSLWVLLFIGAFRTVPHELYEAAELDGANFWQKFRMSIPLVWPVTATVVIFQFVHSWEDVLTPVVYTIGNPALRSLQSGLVAFQGENASDWVGLAAAIVLAILPVIVLFLVMQRYFVNGLAGAVKQ; translated from the coding sequence ATGACCCACTCCTCTCCCCTGCGCCGCGCGCAGCGCAACCTGCCCGTCTGGCTGTTCCTGGGCACCCTCTCGCTGCTGTGGTTGTACCCGCTCGTGTGGATCGTCGCGGCGTCCTTCAAGGACAGTCAGGACGTCTTCACGTCCGGCGCGCAACTCATGCCGGAACGCTTCATGGGCCTCGAAAACTACGTCCGCGCCTGGCGGGTCGCGAATTTCGGACAGTACTTCGGGAATTCCGTCCTGTACGGCGCACTGTCCGTGGCGATCGCCGTCGCCAGATCCATGCTCGCCGGGTACGTCCTCGCCCGTTTCCGCTTCCCGGGCCGGACCCTGCTGATCGCCCTGGTGACCCTGTCGGTGTTCGTACCGGTCGAGGCGGCCATGATCCCGAACTTCCAGCTCATCAACTGGATCGACAAGAACCTCTTCACGCTGCTGAACACACCGTTCGTCGTTCCGCTCGTGCAGGGCGGCACCGGGTCGCTGTGGGTGCTGCTGTTCATCGGCGCGTTCCGGACCGTCCCACATGAACTCTACGAGGCGGCCGAACTCGACGGCGCGAACTTCTGGCAGAAATTCCGGATGTCCATCCCGCTCGTATGGCCGGTCACGGCGACCGTGGTGATCTTCCAGTTCGTGCACTCCTGGGAGGACGTCCTGACCCCGGTCGTGTACACCATCGGGAATCCCGCGCTGCGGAGCCTGCAGTCCGGACTGGTCGCCTTCCAGGGAGAGAACGCCTCGGACTGGGTGGGCCTGGCCGCCGCCATCGTCCTGGCCATCCTGCCGGTGATCGTCCTGTTCCTCGTCATGCAGCGCTACTTCGTCAACGGTCTGGCCGGAGCGGTCAAGCAGTGA
- a CDS encoding carbohydrate ABC transporter permease has translation MSIQTRPVRTAAARTTRAPGRRGRRQEWLWCYLFLTPFLLTFLAFTAWPALATLTWAFTDFRLPSRGLNFTGLANFQELARDPLYWRSFANTLIFALGNAALKLPLSLVLAVLLTRRWIWGKRAFRTVYFLPVLVPTAVAGLIFSFLLNPLNGSIPAVLRDLGWIDLRDNLFFGSHAATMMTLIGVSVWQILGQYLIYWIAALEGIPDSLSEAAQIDGASFWQELWFVTLPAIKPFAFIITLLGLVNAFGVFGIVLTLTGGGPGTQSSVMQLWVYSQAFTQTPARYGYISAGSLIFGLLIVTLLVIQTVVTRRQGTPEARA, from the coding sequence ATGAGCATACAGACCCGGCCCGTCCGCACGGCAGCGGCCCGCACCACCCGAGCGCCCGGCCGCCGCGGCCGCCGCCAGGAATGGCTGTGGTGCTACCTGTTCCTGACACCGTTCCTGCTGACCTTCCTGGCCTTCACCGCGTGGCCCGCACTGGCCACCCTGACCTGGGCCTTCACCGACTTCCGCCTGCCGAGCCGTGGCCTGAACTTCACCGGGCTGGCCAACTTCCAGGAACTCGCCCGGGACCCGCTGTACTGGCGCAGTTTCGCCAACACGCTCATCTTCGCGCTGGGGAACGCCGCCCTGAAACTGCCGCTGTCACTGGTGCTCGCGGTGCTGCTCACGCGGCGCTGGATCTGGGGCAAACGGGCCTTCCGCACGGTCTACTTCCTGCCGGTCCTGGTGCCCACGGCCGTGGCCGGCCTGATCTTCTCGTTCCTGCTCAACCCCCTCAACGGTTCCATTCCCGCCGTCCTGCGCGACCTCGGCTGGATCGACCTGCGCGACAACCTGTTCTTCGGCTCCCACGCGGCGACCATGATGACCCTGATCGGCGTGAGCGTCTGGCAGATCCTCGGGCAGTACCTGATCTACTGGATCGCCGCGCTTGAAGGCATCCCCGACTCCCTGTCCGAAGCGGCCCAGATCGACGGCGCCTCCTTCTGGCAGGAACTGTGGTTCGTGACCCTCCCGGCCATCAAACCGTTCGCGTTCATCATCACCCTGCTCGGACTGGTCAACGCGTTCGGCGTGTTCGGCATCGTCCTGACCCTCACCGGCGGCGGACCCGGCACGCAGAGCTCCGTCATGCAGCTGTGGGTGTACTCGCAGGCCTTCACGCAGACGCCCGCCCGCTACGGCTACATCTCGGCCGGCAGCCTGATCTTCGGCCTGCTGATCGTCACGCTGCTCGTCATCCAGACCGTCGTCACCCGCCGCCAAGGCACCCCGGAGGCCCGCGCATGA
- a CDS encoding ABC transporter substrate-binding protein encodes MRRVLTLAALTVSLTLSTANAQKPTLRIASISLEQAELYKTLETAFNKKYPQWTIKFEVQSEDALRKTLPLAFQSGDAPDLILYTFDTSLEQMKENGWLAPISGGKPIPASFKSRWPKNTFVNGTTMLGNQIYGVPVFDNTIFGPGYLFANNAVLRDAGINPATQMPRTWKQLLSVCEKVKQRGKSCFSASFTNPTQFQRFWIPFTATAGTQGDFNYTTGRFAYADPARLRAWDLLKTMYDQKYFIPGVETTTKEASRQAFALGQAAFYPDGSWIPSVLRSMGFAKLDYSVAPIPTPDGEPRGKLTKATLPVDLQVTSQVRNKDAAWAFVQWLTDPNGAFAKGYVGGGYGFVSFANNSKLIDPNDKIISRIVSIAKNNYRVATPAPQLACSDMGKSTAYRDALADTSLPNEMSSVVEALIKGQDWKPVAQTLAEGRQKLLTANLAAERKKGLNVSLDYFKYASWKPTTNFNFAQYPLCKP; translated from the coding sequence ATGCGCAGAGTCCTCACCCTGGCCGCCCTGACCGTCAGCCTCACGCTCTCCACGGCCAACGCGCAGAAACCCACCCTGCGCATCGCCAGCATCTCGCTGGAACAGGCCGAGCTCTACAAGACCCTCGAAACGGCCTTCAACAAGAAATACCCGCAGTGGACCATCAAATTCGAAGTCCAGTCCGAGGACGCCCTGCGCAAGACCCTGCCCCTCGCCTTCCAGAGCGGCGACGCCCCCGACCTGATCCTCTACACCTTCGACACCAGCCTCGAACAGATGAAAGAGAACGGCTGGCTGGCCCCGATCAGCGGCGGCAAACCCATCCCCGCCTCCTTCAAGTCCCGCTGGCCCAAGAACACCTTCGTCAACGGCACCACCATGCTCGGCAACCAGATCTACGGCGTCCCGGTCTTCGACAACACCATCTTCGGACCCGGCTACCTCTTCGCGAACAACGCCGTCCTGCGCGACGCCGGCATCAACCCCGCCACGCAGATGCCCCGCACCTGGAAACAGCTGCTCAGCGTCTGCGAGAAGGTCAAACAACGCGGCAAATCCTGCTTCAGCGCCTCGTTCACCAACCCCACCCAGTTCCAGCGCTTCTGGATTCCCTTCACCGCCACAGCCGGCACGCAGGGCGACTTCAACTACACCACCGGCCGCTTCGCCTACGCCGACCCGGCCCGCCTGCGCGCCTGGGACCTGCTGAAAACGATGTACGACCAGAAGTACTTCATTCCCGGCGTCGAGACCACCACCAAGGAAGCCTCCCGGCAGGCCTTCGCACTCGGGCAGGCCGCGTTCTACCCCGACGGGTCCTGGATTCCCAGCGTGCTGCGCAGCATGGGCTTCGCCAAACTCGACTACTCCGTCGCGCCAATCCCCACCCCGGACGGCGAACCGCGCGGCAAACTCACCAAGGCCACCCTCCCGGTCGACCTGCAGGTCACCTCACAGGTCCGCAACAAGGACGCCGCCTGGGCGTTCGTCCAGTGGCTCACGGACCCCAACGGCGCCTTCGCCAAGGGCTACGTCGGCGGCGGCTACGGCTTCGTGAGCTTCGCGAACAACTCCAAACTCATCGACCCCAACGACAAGATCATCAGCCGGATCGTGTCGATCGCCAAGAACAACTACCGCGTCGCCACGCCCGCCCCGCAACTCGCGTGCAGCGACATGGGCAAATCCACCGCGTACCGCGACGCCCTCGCCGACACCTCGCTGCCCAACGAGATGTCCAGCGTCGTCGAGGCCCTCATCAAGGGACAGGACTGGAAACCGGTCGCGCAGACCCTCGCCGAGGGCCGTCAGAAACTCCTGACCGCCAACCTCGCCGCGGAACGCAAGAAGGGCCTCAACGTCAGCCTGGACTACTTCAAGTACGCCAGCTGGAAACCCACCACCAACTTCAACTTCGCCCAGTACCCCCTGTGCAAGCCCTGA
- a CDS encoding LacI family DNA-binding transcriptional regulator produces MPAPVTLSEIAARCGVSAMTVSNVLNNRGKVSQATREQVLTVARQMGYVPNVLARGLKSGRTQVLGLVLPALDPVSVEIAQGVQAALSEARYDMLLYTTSADAGRERERVTALSQGLSDGLLIAMPRAAAADVQIFERSRVPVVLINYNGPDTRLPTVLADNFVPARQATEYLLGLGHRRIGFITGDAGSGQSHERLRGYRAALEHAGLAVDEHLVRTGDFTQVRGFAAAAELLALPERPTAIFAANDFSAVGAMEAARHLGLRIPEDVSVVGFDDIPLASQVFPPLTTVRHPFRALGEGAAQLLLSILDGKAVPAGPVNLASELVVRGSTAART; encoded by the coding sequence ATGCCCGCCCCGGTAACGCTCTCCGAGATTGCGGCGCGGTGTGGCGTGTCCGCCATGACCGTCTCGAATGTCCTGAACAACCGTGGCAAGGTGTCCCAGGCGACCCGTGAGCAGGTCCTGACGGTCGCGCGGCAGATGGGATACGTGCCGAATGTCCTGGCGCGCGGCCTCAAGAGTGGGCGGACGCAGGTGCTGGGTCTGGTCCTCCCGGCGCTGGATCCGGTGTCGGTGGAGATCGCTCAGGGTGTGCAGGCGGCGCTCAGTGAGGCGAGGTACGACATGCTGCTGTACACCACGTCTGCCGATGCCGGGAGGGAACGGGAGCGGGTCACGGCGCTCAGTCAGGGGCTGTCGGACGGGTTGCTGATCGCCATGCCACGCGCGGCGGCGGCGGACGTTCAGATTTTCGAGCGCAGCCGGGTGCCGGTGGTGCTGATCAACTACAACGGGCCGGATACGCGGTTGCCGACCGTGCTGGCGGATAATTTCGTGCCGGCGCGGCAGGCGACCGAGTACCTGCTGGGGCTCGGGCACCGCCGCATTGGATTCATTACCGGTGACGCCGGGTCAGGGCAGAGCCATGAGCGGCTGCGTGGGTACCGCGCGGCGCTGGAGCACGCCGGGCTGGCAGTGGACGAGCACCTCGTGCGGACGGGTGATTTCACGCAGGTGCGGGGGTTCGCGGCGGCGGCCGAGTTGCTGGCCCTGCCGGAGCGGCCGACGGCGATCTTCGCGGCCAATGATTTCTCGGCGGTCGGTGCGATGGAAGCCGCGAGGCACCTGGGTCTGCGGATCCCGGAGGACGTCTCGGTCGTGGGCTTCGACGACATTCCCCTGGCGAGTCAGGTGTTCCCGCCGCTGACCACTGTCCGGCATCCGTTCCGGGCGCTGGGTGAGGGCGCGGCGCAGCTGCTGCTGAGCATTCTGGATGGGAAAGCGGTGCCGGCGGGACCTGTGAATCTGGCCAGTGAGCTGGTCGTGCGGGGGTCGACAGCCGCGCGGACCTGA
- a CDS encoding ROK family protein, with translation MTHPSEPQSHPSASRPVLRRAVAVALDIGGSHVTAAPVDLRGRAVIAAPIRLDLSHDAPHDTLIGGWAEAALAALAGAGEAVTVTHLGLAVPGPFDAARGVSGMTHKFRALYGRDARAALSARLCGTPLQDTPILFGNDADLFALGEWWAGAGEQLDTIGVTLGTGIGSGFIRAGQVQTGGPGVPPGGELWNTPFRGATVEDAVSGAALTRLAHDHLGITLDARQLAALPADQSSPVWTAFGQTLGDALSPWVQAFGPQRVVLGGNISRAFGQFGTALQSRLPPGTQARQSRHFEHAALLGAAQLPGPDNTPH, from the coding sequence ATGACGCACCCGTCCGAACCCCAGTCCCACCCATCCGCATCCCGGCCTGTTCTCCGCCGCGCGGTCGCCGTCGCCCTCGACATCGGCGGGAGTCACGTGACAGCCGCGCCCGTCGACCTGCGCGGCCGCGCCGTGATCGCTGCCCCCATCCGGCTGGACCTGTCCCATGACGCCCCGCACGACACCCTGATCGGCGGCTGGGCCGAAGCGGCCCTCGCTGCCCTCGCCGGGGCCGGTGAGGCCGTCACCGTCACGCACCTCGGACTGGCCGTCCCCGGCCCCTTCGACGCGGCGCGCGGCGTGTCCGGCATGACCCACAAGTTCCGGGCGCTGTACGGCCGGGACGCCCGCGCCGCCCTCTCGGCCCGGCTGTGCGGCACGCCGCTTCAGGACACCCCCATCCTGTTCGGGAACGACGCGGACCTGTTCGCCCTCGGGGAATGGTGGGCCGGCGCGGGCGAGCAGCTCGACACCATCGGCGTCACGCTCGGCACCGGCATCGGCTCGGGCTTCATCCGCGCCGGACAGGTTCAGACCGGTGGCCCCGGCGTGCCGCCCGGCGGGGAACTGTGGAACACCCCGTTCCGCGGCGCCACCGTCGAGGACGCCGTGAGCGGCGCCGCCCTGACCCGCCTCGCCCACGACCACCTGGGCATCACGCTGGACGCCCGGCAGCTGGCCGCGCTGCCCGCCGATCAGTCCAGTCCGGTCTGGACAGCGTTCGGGCAGACGCTCGGGGACGCGCTATCGCCCTGGGTGCAGGCGTTCGGGCCACAGCGGGTGGTGCTGGGCGGCAACATCAGCCGGGCGTTCGGGCAGTTCGGGACGGCCCTGCAGTCACGGCTGCCGCCCGGCACGCAGGCGCGGCAGAGCCGGCATTTCGAGCACGCCGCCCTGCTGGGAGCCGCGCAACTGCCCGGCCCCGACAACACGCCGCACTGA
- a CDS encoding serine hydrolase domain-containing protein — MVNVSGTTAPGFEQVREVFIENFAERGDIGAAFAVVLNGELVVDLHGGVADPSSSRPWADDTLVNVWSTTKGVTAACFAMLADRGRIDYSAPVARYWPEFAAAGKQDVTVAMLLSHQAGLSGFRDPAQIEDFYDSEQAAARLAAAEPFWEPGTQAGYHAVTVGFMASELFRRIDGRRLREFVRDELGSLDIHIGLPRSRAAGAATMLAPLTLNSSSLIGDLTPAQIAALANPLIDPLAPNDPAWQAAEIPSANGFATARGLARLYGALASDGQIDGTHLVSPATVRAATTEQFRGVDAVLGAEASWASGFLLNSSGVYGPNQSAFGHSGWGGSFASGDPEAGIGMAYTMNQMGTDLIGDPRAMALIRAVYSSR, encoded by the coding sequence ATGGTCAACGTTTCAGGCACCACCGCCCCTGGGTTCGAACAGGTCCGTGAAGTTTTCATCGAGAATTTTGCTGAGCGAGGTGACATCGGCGCCGCCTTTGCCGTCGTTCTCAACGGCGAACTGGTCGTCGACCTGCACGGCGGCGTGGCCGATCCATCCAGCAGCCGACCCTGGGCGGACGACACGCTGGTCAACGTCTGGTCAACGACAAAGGGCGTGACCGCCGCCTGCTTTGCCATGCTCGCCGACCGCGGGCGCATAGATTATTCGGCGCCCGTGGCACGGTACTGGCCTGAATTTGCGGCGGCAGGCAAGCAGGACGTCACCGTCGCCATGCTGCTGTCACACCAGGCGGGACTCAGCGGGTTCCGCGATCCCGCCCAGATCGAGGACTTCTACGACTCCGAGCAGGCGGCGGCGCGACTGGCGGCGGCCGAACCGTTCTGGGAGCCGGGCACGCAGGCGGGGTACCACGCCGTGACAGTCGGGTTCATGGCCTCGGAACTGTTCCGCCGGATTGACGGGCGCCGCCTTCGCGAATTCGTACGCGACGAACTGGGCAGCCTCGACATTCATATCGGACTGCCGCGTTCCCGCGCGGCGGGCGCCGCCACCATGCTCGCGCCGCTGACACTCAACTCGTCCAGTCTCATAGGCGATCTCACCCCAGCTCAGATCGCCGCGCTGGCCAATCCACTGATCGACCCGCTCGCCCCGAACGATCCAGCCTGGCAGGCAGCGGAAATCCCGTCGGCCAACGGGTTCGCGACGGCCCGCGGTCTCGCCCGACTGTACGGCGCCCTTGCCAGCGACGGCCAGATCGACGGAACGCACCTCGTATCGCCTGCCACCGTCAGAGCGGCGACGACAGAACAGTTCCGTGGCGTTGACGCGGTACTTGGCGCAGAGGCCAGCTGGGCCAGCGGATTCCTGCTCAACAGCAGCGGTGTGTACGGACCGAACCAGAGTGCGTTCGGTCACTCGGGCTGGGGCGGTTCGTTCGCATCCGGTGATCCTGAAGCGGGCATCGGCATGGCGTACACGATGAACCAGATGGGCACCGACCTGATCGGTGATCCGCGCGCCATGGCCCTGATCAGAGCGGTCTACTCATCCAGATGA